The region AAGACTACATCTATGTACCCTGTATATCCATGCATGTTGCCCTATACGTCCTTTTATCTcctgtataatatatatatatatatatatatatatatatatatatttggtggTGGATACACAAACGCATCACATTCAAGGAGAGGTGCCGTGGTGCATGTTATTTGCAGATGACATTGTGCTTATTGACGAGACGCGAAGCGGTGTTAACGCGAGGCTGGAGGTTTGGAGATAGACCCTGGAGTCGAAAGGTTTCAAGTTGAGCAGGACTAAGACAGAGTACTTGGAGTACAAGTTCAGTGACGTGATACAGGTAGAGGACGAGGATGTGCAGCTTGATACTCAGGTCATCCCcaagaaagaaagtttcaagtacATGGGGTCGATCAATATCCAAGGGAATAGTGAGATTGATGACGAAGTCACACATAGTATTGGAGCGGGATGGCTAAAACGGAAGCTCGCATCAGGTGTGTTGTGCAATAAGAATGTGCTGCCTAGACTTAAgggaaagttctacaaagtggtggttaaaCCGACAATGTTGTATGGGATGGAGTGCTGGCCAGTTAAGAAAGCTCATGTCCAGAAGATGAAGGTAGCAGAGATGCAGATGCtaagatggatgtgtgggcataccAGGTGAGATATGATTCAGAATGAAGTGATTTGGGACAAGGTTGGTGTGGTCCCCGTAgtg is a window of Lycium ferocissimum isolate CSIRO_LF1 chromosome 12, AGI_CSIRO_Lferr_CH_V1, whole genome shotgun sequence DNA encoding:
- the LOC132039467 gene encoding uncharacterized protein LOC132039467 is translated as MAVVAKAWLKRICSASCASNVIKFSPRDLGEVELSPRSLVLRSRYPYSLVYETRDALFDTQQRTKTEYLEYKFSDVIQVEDEDVQLDTQVIPKKESFKYMGSINIQGNSEIDDEVTHSIGAGWLKRKLASGVLCNKNVLPRLKGKFYKVVVKPTMLYGMECWPVKKAHVQKMKVAEMQMLRWMCGHTR